A stretch of Pseudomonas taetrolens DNA encodes these proteins:
- a CDS encoding PQQ-dependent sugar dehydrogenase — translation MLKKNMLATLCATSLLTAAIGAHAASGESAPVLPASVSVDKVVEDLDHPWALAFLPNKQGMLVTERSGNLRVVSPGGKLSAPLSGVPQVWAKGQGGLLDVVLSPTFDKDRLVYLSYAEGDKEGDKAGTAVGRGRLSADMTKLGNFEVIFRQEPKLSTGNHFGSRLVFDREGYLFIALGENNQRPTSQDLDKLQGKIVRIYPDGRVPTDNPFVGQQGVRPEIWSYGHRNQQGAALNPWTGTLWTHEHGPKGGDEVNVITGGKNYGWPLATHGVDYSSLPISEARGKTLEGTVVPHHVWEKSPGISGMAFYDAERFKPWQHSLFVGSLVDKSLIRLQLDGGKVVQEERLLGDLGERIRDVRQGPDGYVYVLTDEDDGAVYRVGLK, via the coding sequence ATGTTGAAAAAAAACATGCTGGCCACGTTGTGCGCCACCTCGTTGCTCACTGCGGCTATCGGTGCCCATGCAGCCTCTGGGGAGTCCGCTCCAGTCTTGCCCGCTTCAGTCAGTGTCGACAAGGTGGTTGAAGACCTGGATCACCCATGGGCGCTGGCGTTCTTGCCCAACAAGCAGGGCATGCTGGTAACCGAGCGCTCGGGCAATCTGCGAGTGGTCAGTCCGGGAGGCAAGCTGTCGGCGCCTTTATCAGGCGTGCCGCAGGTCTGGGCCAAGGGGCAGGGTGGTCTGCTGGATGTGGTGTTGTCCCCCACTTTTGACAAGGACCGGCTGGTGTACCTGTCATATGCAGAGGGTGATAAAGAGGGCGACAAGGCCGGTACAGCAGTCGGACGTGGTCGTTTATCTGCGGACATGACCAAACTCGGTAACTTTGAAGTGATTTTCCGTCAGGAGCCGAAGCTTTCTACCGGCAACCACTTTGGCTCACGTCTGGTGTTTGATCGTGAGGGTTATCTGTTTATCGCCCTGGGAGAAAACAATCAGCGCCCGACGTCTCAGGACCTCGACAAGCTGCAGGGCAAAATCGTGCGTATTTACCCTGATGGCCGTGTCCCGACCGACAACCCGTTTGTGGGGCAGCAGGGCGTCCGTCCGGAGATCTGGTCGTACGGGCACCGCAACCAGCAAGGGGCGGCGTTGAACCCCTGGACAGGAACGCTGTGGACCCATGAGCACGGGCCGAAGGGCGGGGACGAAGTCAATGTGATCACAGGCGGCAAAAATTACGGTTGGCCTTTGGCAACTCATGGCGTTGATTATTCATCGCTGCCCATTTCCGAAGCGAGGGGCAAGACCCTGGAAGGTACGGTCGTACCGCACCACGTCTGGGAGAAGTCTCCCGGCATCAGCGGCATGGCCTTCTACGATGCAGAGCGCTTCAAACCGTGGCAGCACAGTCTCTTTGTGGGATCGCTGGTCGATAAATCGCTGATTCGCCTGCAACTGGATGGCGGTAAGGTGGTGCAGGAGGAGCGTTTGCTGGGCGATCTGGGTGAGCGAATTCGTGATGTGCGCCAGGGCCCGGATGGCTATGTGTATGTATTGACCGATGAGGATGACGGCGCGGTGTATCGGGTGGGTTTGAAGTAA
- the hdeA gene encoding acid-activated periplasmic chaperone HdeA → MKKHCLMMAAVSLAALSTLAQAADTKQPVSQWTCEDFLAVDDSFKPTAVGLGEVVNKSGKVEDAVLDVDGVEKITPLIVTACEKDQKTSFVQKLKEEWSKVKKDA, encoded by the coding sequence ATGAAAAAACATTGCTTGATGATGGCAGCAGTAAGTTTGGCTGCACTTTCTACTTTGGCTCAGGCTGCCGACACTAAACAGCCTGTTTCACAGTGGACCTGCGAAGATTTCCTGGCCGTTGATGACAGTTTCAAACCGACAGCTGTCGGCTTGGGTGAAGTCGTTAACAAGAGCGGCAAGGTTGAAGATGCAGTGCTGGATGTGGATGGCGTCGAAAAAATCACCCCTCTCATCGTAACCGCGTGCGAGAAGGATCAAAAAACCAGTTTTGTACAAAAACTCAAGGAAGAGTGGTCTAAAGTCAAAAAAGACGCCTAA
- a CDS encoding anti-virulence regulator CigR family protein, which translates to MSKSRILVTAITCLALAAGSAPALADPGGGNGKDQGNWKGNSQGGKANVGQGKQGHQGKSQGNQGHQGNQGHQGNQGNQGNMSGDSDWRHGPSIDRGIILGVLGGYRDYWNPGPALPPGIQKNLARGKPLPPGIAKKLDSRLLGRLPHYDGYEWRQAGTDLILVAIVTGIIYEVLNGALD; encoded by the coding sequence ATGTCCAAATCACGTATTTTGGTAACCGCTATCACTTGTCTGGCATTGGCTGCGGGTTCTGCGCCGGCTCTGGCAGATCCGGGCGGTGGGAACGGCAAGGATCAGGGTAATTGGAAAGGGAATTCTCAAGGCGGAAAAGCCAATGTAGGCCAGGGCAAGCAAGGTCATCAAGGTAAGAGTCAGGGCAATCAGGGTCACCAGGGTAATCAGGGTCACCAGGGCAATCAGGGCAATCAGGGCAATATGTCGGGTGACAGTGACTGGAGGCACGGCCCCAGTATTGATCGAGGCATCATTCTCGGGGTGCTGGGTGGTTATCGGGACTACTGGAATCCAGGCCCGGCATTGCCGCCCGGCATACAAAAAAACCTGGCGCGGGGCAAGCCGCTGCCACCTGGCATCGCCAAGAAGCTGGACAGCCGTCTACTTGGCAGGCTGCCCCATTATGATGGTTATGAATGGCGTCAGGCCGGCACCGATCTGATATTGGTTGCGATCGTGACCGGGATTATTTACGAGGTGCTGAACGGGGCGCTTGATTGA
- a CDS encoding COG3650 family protein encodes MNRPVFSLSGIILLGLAVTACSQSRPDVSSASKAVKSAVDGGGVHFVARGNEPFWTIKTSQSTLTWITPEHLQGKQLNVDQVIANGDVKYSGVDGDKAFTLIITPAPCTDTMSGETFGHTSVWTYAGESNTGCATGGN; translated from the coding sequence ATGAACAGGCCTGTATTTTCATTGTCGGGCATTATTTTATTAGGGCTGGCTGTCACGGCCTGCAGCCAGTCAAGGCCTGACGTCTCGTCGGCGTCAAAAGCCGTAAAGTCGGCGGTTGACGGGGGCGGGGTGCACTTTGTGGCAAGAGGTAATGAGCCGTTCTGGACAATCAAAACCAGCCAGTCCACGTTAACCTGGATAACCCCTGAGCATTTACAGGGCAAGCAGCTCAACGTGGATCAGGTCATTGCGAACGGTGATGTTAAATACAGTGGTGTAGACGGGGATAAAGCATTCACGTTAATCATCACGCCAGCACCGTGTACCGACACCATGTCGGGAGAGACTTTCGGGCATACGTCTGTCTGGACGTATGCAGGAGAGTCCAATACAGGGTGCGCGACAGGCGGCAACTGA
- a CDS encoding DUF2798 domain-containing protein produces the protein MTERTAGNTPLRLFPKHAAPYVSAFYMATIMAFLMCLVITVAEFGVNDRYMENVMNAYRVAMPAAFACVLVVRPIVARLVAWTVHRH, from the coding sequence ATGACCGAGAGAACAGCCGGAAACACGCCCCTGCGTTTGTTTCCAAAGCATGCTGCACCCTACGTTTCTGCTTTTTACATGGCGACCATCATGGCGTTTCTGATGTGCCTGGTGATCACTGTCGCCGAGTTCGGCGTGAATGACCGTTACATGGAAAATGTGATGAATGCGTATCGCGTGGCTATGCCGGCGGCCTTTGCCTGCGTACTCGTCGTACGGCCGATTGTTGCCCGGCTCGTTGCGTGGACAGTCCATCGCCACTGA
- a CDS encoding LysR family transcriptional regulator — MDILGLINTYIRVVENGSIAAAARAHGMSAAAVSQSIKRLEAHLGVRLLSRTTRSMALTESGKRYFEKVRHIPRDIELASQSAAVATQPQGPLCIATTAAFGRHVLAPLMPAFKDTYPRIEIELISTDRRVDHRLEGVDVSIRIEAQLNDQLIARPVASRPFVICASPAYLERAGTPATPQELEQHACLVFRYPTDGRFLPWGFVHNGQRFEVKLRPGFVCDDIDIIAQIAVNGGGIARLASFIAQPLIESGRLLPLFNSSNSNAAAPEPEPMNIYACVTEHSALNAKVRAFIDFLEHELQREPQARALLRPGT; from the coding sequence ATGGACATTCTGGGCTTGATCAATACCTATATTCGCGTCGTCGAAAACGGCAGCATTGCCGCAGCAGCCCGTGCCCACGGCATGAGCGCAGCCGCTGTGAGTCAGAGCATCAAGCGACTCGAAGCACACCTGGGTGTGCGCTTGCTTTCGCGCACAACCCGCAGCATGGCGCTCACCGAAAGCGGCAAGCGTTATTTCGAGAAAGTGCGGCACATCCCCCGCGATATCGAGCTCGCGTCGCAATCCGCTGCTGTGGCAACCCAGCCGCAGGGACCTCTCTGCATTGCCACTACGGCGGCATTTGGTCGTCACGTACTTGCACCGCTAATGCCCGCGTTTAAAGACACTTACCCACGCATCGAGATTGAGCTGATCAGCACTGACCGTCGAGTTGACCATCGGCTGGAGGGCGTTGATGTCAGTATTCGGATCGAAGCGCAGCTGAACGATCAACTGATCGCCCGTCCTGTCGCCTCGCGCCCGTTCGTCATCTGCGCATCGCCAGCGTACCTGGAGCGCGCGGGAACACCTGCCACACCGCAAGAGCTCGAACAGCACGCCTGCCTGGTTTTTCGGTATCCAACGGATGGTCGCTTTCTGCCATGGGGTTTTGTGCACAACGGCCAGCGCTTCGAGGTCAAGCTGAGACCGGGCTTCGTCTGCGATGACATTGATATCATCGCCCAGATCGCAGTCAACGGTGGCGGGATCGCACGACTCGCCAGCTTCATCGCTCAGCCCCTCATCGAAAGCGGCCGACTGCTGCCATTGTTCAACTCAAGCAACAGTAACGCCGCCGCTCCTGAACCCGAGCCAATGAATATCTATGCCTGCGTGACCGAGCACTCGGCATTGAATGCGAAGGTGCGCGCGTTTATCGACTTTCTTGAGCATGAGTTGCAACGCGAACCTCAGGCCAGGGCCCTGCTACGACCAGGGACGTAG
- a CDS encoding AAA family ATPase, protein MTQDTARKILITGAAGTGTTTLAQALAAALGATHLEADDFLWLPTRPPYQHLADKAQRDKRLLQTIRSVGHAVVAGSVMGWGQALEDEFDLVVFLYLPVELRLQRLERREIQHFGSARPEFLAWAAQYDAGNDAGRSLGKHQQWLSERACPVLRLEGDMSIAKRLRHILDAVEGLGPQRDPRIDSVT, encoded by the coding sequence ATGACCCAAGACACGGCCCGTAAAATCCTGATTACAGGTGCCGCAGGCACCGGTACCACGACCTTGGCGCAGGCTTTGGCAGCGGCGTTGGGCGCAACGCACCTGGAAGCGGATGACTTCCTGTGGTTACCAACCCGTCCGCCGTATCAACATCTGGCAGACAAGGCTCAGCGCGACAAACGCCTGCTGCAGACAATACGCTCCGTTGGCCACGCGGTAGTTGCGGGCTCCGTCATGGGATGGGGGCAGGCGCTTGAGGATGAATTTGATCTGGTGGTGTTTCTTTATCTGCCTGTCGAACTCAGGCTGCAAAGGCTTGAACGACGGGAAATACAACACTTCGGTAGTGCCCGGCCGGAGTTCCTGGCCTGGGCGGCTCAATATGACGCTGGAAACGATGCCGGGCGGAGCTTGGGCAAACATCAACAGTGGCTGTCTGAACGCGCTTGCCCTGTGCTCAGGCTGGAAGGGGACATGTCCATCGCGAAGCGGTTGCGCCACATACTGGATGCCGTTGAAGGCCTGGGCCCTCAACGTGACCCGCGAATCGATAGCGTGACGTAA
- a CDS encoding ABC-F family ATPase translates to MISTANITMQFGAKPLFENVSVKFGAGNRYGLIGANGCGKSTFMKILGGDLDPSGGQVMLEPNVRLGKLRQDQFAYEQFTVIDTVIMGHEELWKVKAERDRIYSLPEMTEADGMAVAELETEFAEMDGYTAESRAGELLLGLGIGIEQHNGPMSEVSPGWKLRVLLAQALFSDPEVLLLDEPTNHLDINTIRWLENVLTQRNSLMIIISHDRHFLNSVCTHMADLDYGELRLFPGNYDEYMTVATQSREQLLSENAKKKAQINELQAFVSRFSANASKSKQASSRAKAIDKITLAEVKPSSRVSPFIRFEQTKKLHRQAVIVEHMAKGFDGKTLFKDFSFTIEAGERVAIIGPNGIGKTTLLRTLVNELTPDAGTVKWTEAAELGYYAQDHAHDFEDDYTLFDWMGQWTQGEQMIRGTLGRMLFSNDDILKSVKVISGGEQGRMLFGKLILQKPNVLIMDEPTNHLDMESIEALNLALENYPGTLVFVSHDREFVSSLATRIIELSPSGVIDFSGTYDDYLRSQGVVF, encoded by the coding sequence TTGATCTCCACAGCTAACATCACGATGCAGTTCGGCGCAAAGCCGCTATTCGAGAACGTTTCAGTAAAGTTTGGCGCAGGTAACCGTTATGGCCTGATCGGCGCCAACGGTTGCGGCAAGTCCACCTTCATGAAAATCCTCGGCGGGGATCTCGATCCGTCCGGCGGTCAGGTCATGCTGGAGCCGAACGTACGTCTGGGTAAGCTGCGTCAGGACCAGTTCGCCTACGAACAATTCACCGTGATCGACACTGTGATCATGGGTCACGAAGAGCTGTGGAAGGTCAAGGCTGAGCGCGATCGTATCTACTCGCTGCCGGAAATGACCGAAGCAGACGGCATGGCCGTAGCCGAACTCGAAACCGAGTTCGCTGAAATGGACGGTTATACCGCTGAATCCCGTGCCGGTGAACTGCTGCTGGGCCTGGGTATCGGCATCGAGCAACACAACGGCCCGATGAGTGAAGTCTCGCCTGGCTGGAAGTTGCGCGTATTGCTGGCGCAGGCGCTGTTTTCCGATCCGGAAGTCCTGTTGCTCGACGAACCGACCAACCACCTGGACATCAACACCATCCGCTGGCTGGAAAACGTGCTGACCCAGCGTAACAGCCTGATGATCATCATCTCTCACGACAGGCACTTCCTGAACAGCGTCTGCACCCACATGGCTGACCTGGATTACGGCGAACTGCGCCTGTTCCCGGGCAACTATGACGAGTACATGACCGTTGCGACCCAGTCGCGCGAGCAACTGCTGTCGGAAAACGCCAAGAAGAAAGCCCAGATCAACGAACTGCAAGCGTTCGTCAGCCGCTTCTCGGCCAACGCCTCGAAATCCAAGCAGGCCAGCTCCCGCGCCAAGGCGATCGACAAGATCACCCTGGCCGAGGTCAAGCCTTCTAGCCGTGTCAGCCCGTTCATCCGTTTCGAGCAGACCAAAAAGCTGCACCGCCAGGCGGTGATCGTCGAGCATATGGCTAAAGGCTTTGATGGCAAGACGCTGTTCAAAGACTTCAGCTTTACCATTGAGGCCGGTGAGCGCGTGGCGATCATTGGCCCGAACGGTATCGGTAAAACCACCCTGCTGCGTACGCTGGTCAACGAACTGACACCGGATGCCGGTACGGTCAAGTGGACTGAAGCCGCCGAGCTGGGCTACTACGCCCAGGATCACGCGCACGACTTCGAAGATGACTACACCCTGTTCGACTGGATGGGCCAGTGGACTCAAGGCGAGCAAATGATTCGCGGCACTTTGGGCCGCATGCTGTTCTCCAACGACGACATTCTCAAGTCGGTCAAGGTCATTTCCGGTGGTGAGCAAGGCCGCATGCTGTTCGGCAAGCTGATCCTGCAGAAGCCGAACGTACTGATCATGGACGAACCGACCAACCACTTGGACATGGAATCCATCGAAGCGCTGAACCTGGCCCTCGAAAACTATCCGGGCACCCTGGTCTTCGTCAGCCATGACCGTGAGTTCGTGTCCTCGCTGGCCACTCGTATCATCGAGCTGAGCCCAAGCGGTGTTATCGACTTCAGCGGTACGTACGATGACTACCTGCGCAGCCAGGGCGTTGTGTTCTGA